A stretch of DNA from Geothermobacter hydrogeniphilus:
AACACTTCGAGAGGACCGGCTGCCCCGTGACGTAGTCTTTCGGATCAAGAAAGTCGATGGCCGCCCCCCAACACTACCGTTGAAGGCGGTCGAGACGGGCCCGGATGCAAGGCGTCTCGCAACTGAAGGAGTGAGTCGTAGTCCCTGGCTACGTCGCAGCGACTGAAGGCGCGGGCAACGCAGCAGATGTGCGGATATCGGCCGCCGCCCTCCCTGCTGCCTAGACCCTCAGGCCCCTGGCGATCCTGTCCCTCCATCCAGACTCAACCCCTGCCTCCTCGGCGTAGTCCGTCCAGCGGGACACAACGTTGCGCACCTGCCCGATGATGCTCTCCGCCCGTCCGCGTTTCATTGCCGCCGCCCCGGCGCAGGCCCGAAAATCGTCAAGGGTAAAACCGTCCCGTTTGCCATTGAGAGTCATCTGGTGACTGGATGTCCACTTGCCGGTCGGCTGAAAGCTGTAGGTCAGGTCAAACGCCGGAGCCAGCGACCAGTTGCCGCTTCGATCCATCAAGAAGGCGATATTTTTCACATGATCATCCTGGTTGCGGGCGAGGATATTGAAAACCATTCGCCTGAACATCTCCTCGACAGCGTCCATCGACAGATCCAGCCGACGAATCACCTGCAACGCCTGTTCATAACCATAGGCTCCGGCCAGGTTGTAATCGAAGTGCGCCAGGGCGCCAAGCGACTGCATATGGAGTTTCCCTCCGCCTCCGGGCCGATCAAAACGGCGGGTCATGAAATGCCGACGGCCGTTCTCCTCAAGCAACCGGCATTCGCTCATGGCGATCCCGGCATCTGTCGCCATCCGGTAGTAGGCATACTCGATGACCCCGTAACCCTTCGGATCCTCCAGTTCCCGGTCCCGGTTTCCCGTCACCCCGTCAAACTTGAGCAGCCAGTGCTCGAATCCGGGATCAGCCTTCACCTGGCCGGAACGAACCTCGTTGGTTGCCGGGTTCCAGGCGATGACCGCCTTGGCCCGAGCGCCGCCGGCCGAGGTTCCAACCCGCAGGATGTCACGCAGGGCCTTCGCCCGCCGGTCGACGCCGGCAAAAGAGGCGTGCAGGGCGTTGCGCCGGGTCAGCACCTCGGAGGCCAGTTCAACCAGCCGGTCGATCTCGATGCGGACCGCTTTCCGGGCCTTCGGCCCGATGGCCGGAGCATACTCAAGTGCCCCCATGCCGCGCATGCCGATATAGCACAGGCGTTCGACGGCGTTGAAACTCTCCGGGGAACGGCCCTGCGTCGCCAGCCAGGCATCGATCAGGGCATTCCCGAACCGGTCGGGCAGCGAATCGGCCAGCAGGCCCGGCAGTCCGCGAAAGGCTTCCCGGCCGAGACCGGGGAAGGAATAGACACGCCGGGACAGGGGCATGGTAAGTGGCGAGACCTCGATGCCGCTGCGGATGAAGGCAGGATCGTATTCAAACGCCGCGACCTGAGAGCCCTCGTTGACGGCAACGGCACCGATCGTCCTCCCCCACAACCTGACCTCGGCAACGGTACTCATTCCCCGTCCCCCCACTGCCAGCTGTCACCGGAATCCCGCGACCGCTTCGAGGACGCCCGGCGGCGCTCCTTGCCATGCAGCCTGAGCAACTCCATCGGCCGCGGCCCGCTCTCCGGAAGCGCCGCTACGAAGGCATCGAGAAGACCCAGCACCCGCAATATACGGACCAGGTTGGAGGTCTGGGCCGACTCGCCGGCCTCGATCCGTTCAACGGTGCG
This window harbors:
- a CDS encoding type II toxin-antitoxin system HipA family toxin, which encodes MSTVAEVRLWGRTIGAVAVNEGSQVAAFEYDPAFIRSGIEVSPLTMPLSRRVYSFPGLGREAFRGLPGLLADSLPDRFGNALIDAWLATQGRSPESFNAVERLCYIGMRGMGALEYAPAIGPKARKAVRIEIDRLVELASEVLTRRNALHASFAGVDRRAKALRDILRVGTSAGGARAKAVIAWNPATNEVRSGQVKADPGFEHWLLKFDGVTGNRDRELEDPKGYGVIEYAYYRMATDAGIAMSECRLLEENGRRHFMTRRFDRPGGGGKLHMQSLGALAHFDYNLAGAYGYEQALQVIRRLDLSMDAVEEMFRRMVFNILARNQDDHVKNIAFLMDRSGNWSLAPAFDLTYSFQPTGKWTSSHQMTLNGKRDGFTLDDFRACAGAAAMKRGRAESIIGQVRNVVSRWTDYAEEAGVESGWRDRIARGLRV
- a CDS encoding helix-turn-helix domain-containing protein is translated as MNNMMNDRAILQEVGRRLNRCRIDQGLTQARLASEAGVAKRTVERIEAGESAQTSNLVRILRVLGLLDAFVAALPESGPRPMELLRLHGKERRRASSKRSRDSGDSWQWGDGE